One Telluria mixta DNA window includes the following coding sequences:
- a CDS encoding NYN domain-containing protein, whose amino-acid sequence MASSPDNISMAVFCDFENVALGVRDANYEKFDIKPVLERLLLKGSIVVKKSYCDWDRYKGFKATMHEANFELIEIPHVRQSGKNSADIRMVVDALDLCYTKAHVNTFVIVSGDSDFSPLVSKLRENAKRVIGVGVKQSTSDLLVANCDEFIFYDDLVREQRRAAAKRDERKAQPQQSRGRSDGDNRKREEMEARKLQALEMVVETFDALVSERGDTGKIWASLLKDTLKRRRPDFSETYYGFRTFGNLLEEAQTRGLFEFGRDEKSGTYVFRGANAQVDLQPVEAAPVETAVEQPQMASEPVALVAGDELAAETQGEQPTEVPAAARESRRRGGRGRKGREGQAPAPDAVQEAVPVSEEAAMATWPAPTPDLAEAPEPVVAAEEPVAATEEAPAPVKERRRTTRTPRKPAARKGVAVEAVAQEDSAPAPDAQDAVVEAQPVEAPVEAPVEAPVEGESEAAKQARKKSARPAHKAPSRKPATRAPRRPAKPKTPPENS is encoded by the coding sequence ATGGCTTCATCTCCAGACAATATCAGCATGGCGGTGTTCTGCGACTTCGAAAACGTCGCACTCGGCGTGCGCGATGCGAATTACGAGAAATTCGACATCAAGCCCGTCCTCGAACGCCTGCTGCTCAAGGGCAGCATCGTGGTCAAGAAATCCTATTGCGACTGGGATCGCTACAAGGGCTTCAAGGCGACGATGCATGAAGCGAACTTCGAACTGATCGAAATCCCGCACGTGCGCCAGTCGGGCAAGAATTCCGCCGACATCCGCATGGTCGTGGACGCGCTCGACCTGTGCTACACGAAAGCGCACGTAAACACGTTCGTGATCGTGTCGGGCGACTCGGACTTTTCGCCGCTCGTCTCCAAGCTGCGCGAAAATGCGAAACGGGTGATCGGCGTCGGCGTCAAGCAGTCGACGTCGGACCTGCTGGTCGCGAACTGCGACGAATTCATCTTCTACGACGACCTCGTGCGCGAACAGCGCCGCGCCGCCGCCAAGCGCGACGAGCGCAAGGCCCAGCCGCAGCAGAGCCGCGGCCGGTCGGACGGCGATAACCGCAAGCGCGAAGAGATGGAAGCGCGCAAGCTGCAGGCGCTGGAGATGGTCGTCGAGACCTTCGACGCGCTCGTCTCGGAGCGTGGCGACACCGGCAAGATCTGGGCGTCGCTGCTGAAGGACACGCTGAAGCGCCGCCGCCCGGACTTCTCCGAAACCTATTACGGTTTCCGTACGTTCGGCAACCTGCTGGAAGAGGCCCAGACGCGCGGCCTGTTCGAATTCGGCCGCGACGAAAAATCCGGCACCTATGTCTTCCGCGGCGCCAACGCCCAGGTCGACCTGCAGCCGGTCGAAGCCGCGCCGGTGGAGACCGCTGTCGAGCAGCCGCAGATGGCTTCTGAGCCGGTGGCCTTGGTAGCCGGCGACGAACTGGCCGCGGAAACCCAGGGCGAGCAGCCGACTGAAGTTCCGGCAGCCGCCCGCGAATCGCGCCGCCGCGGCGGCCGCGGACGCAAGGGCCGCGAAGGGCAGGCGCCCGCGCCCGATGCGGTGCAGGAAGCCGTGCCGGTGTCCGAGGAGGCCGCGATGGCCACCTGGCCCGCGCCGACGCCGGACCTGGCCGAAGCGCCGGAACCGGTCGTCGCAGCCGAGGAACCCGTCGCTGCCACCGAAGAAGCGCCCGCGCCGGTGAAGGAACGCCGCCGTACGACGCGCACGCCGCGCAAGCCGGCCGCGCGCAAGGGTGTGGCCGTGGAGGCGGTGGCACAGGAAGACAGCGCCCCGGCGCCGGATGCACAGGACGCGGTCGTGGAAGCGCAGCCGGTGGAAGCGCCGGTGGAAGCGCCGGTGGAAGCGCCGGTGGAAGGCGAAAGCGAAGCCGCGAAGCAGGCCCGCAAGAAGTCGGCCCGCCCGGCGCACAAGGCACCGTCGCGCAAGCCCGCCACGCGTGCGCCGCGCCGGCCGGCCAAGCCGAAGACGCCGCCCGAGAACAGCTGA
- a CDS encoding response regulator transcription factor, which produces MSAQPSVLVVEDDVHIAHVLGFMLERQGYRVIHVADGRAAVQHVVSQPAPDLVLLDVMLPYVDGFEIVGLIRAQAGWEAVPVLMLTAKNTERDTVRALDAGANDFIIKPFQPQELLARLRRFLKSPA; this is translated from the coding sequence ATGAGCGCACAACCCAGCGTCCTCGTCGTCGAGGATGATGTCCACATCGCCCACGTCCTCGGCTTCATGCTCGAGCGCCAGGGTTATCGCGTGATCCACGTGGCCGATGGCCGTGCCGCCGTCCAGCACGTCGTGTCGCAGCCGGCGCCCGACCTCGTACTGCTGGACGTGATGCTGCCGTACGTGGACGGGTTCGAGATCGTGGGCCTGATCCGCGCGCAGGCCGGCTGGGAAGCCGTGCCCGTGCTCATGCTGACCGCCAAGAACACGGAGCGCGACACCGTGCGCGCCCTCGACGCCGGCGCCAACGACTTCATCATCAAGCCGTTCCAGCCGCAGGAATTGCTGGCGCGCCTGCGCCGCTTCCTGAAGTCCCCCGCATGA
- a CDS encoding PilZ domain-containing protein: MESNNAFRTDTYADDRRSPRRLCRVRAVVDVTSGPSLTAVTVDIGRDGMAVLLPCPLPDGTTCRVAFSVFSGGSVQRLDLNARASNSVFVRDAVRVGLTFTGMMPATGKLLAEFVNFGKR; encoded by the coding sequence GTGGAATCGAATAACGCTTTTCGCACGGACACCTATGCCGACGACCGGCGTTCGCCGCGCCGCCTGTGCCGCGTCCGTGCCGTCGTCGACGTCACCTCCGGTCCGTCGCTGACCGCCGTCACGGTCGACATCGGCCGCGACGGCATGGCCGTCCTCCTGCCCTGCCCCCTGCCCGACGGCACCACGTGCCGCGTCGCCTTTTCCGTCTTCAGCGGCGGCAGCGTGCAGCGGCTCGACCTGAATGCCCGCGCGTCGAACAGCGTCTTTGTGCGGGACGCCGTCCGCGTGGGTCTCACGTTCACGGGCATGATGCCGGCCACGGGCAAGCTGCTGGCGGAGTTCGTCAACTTCGGCAAGCGTTGA
- a CDS encoding HEAT repeat domain-containing protein — protein sequence MILPTGGIIPDHALAVAFTAPTDPVLAAAYWTGIGALLLTLLLGAQIIRLRMALRRRERREARALARWRPVLNAAIVGETPDTLPSLRKSERPHFIKLWVHLQASLRGEAGVALNDVARRLGVQNDARAMLARGPRTERLLATLLLGHLGDRASWDTLRTLAESPDVTLSLSALWALVRIDPHAAADYLTPLFVARDDWAMSHVAGILKEASAPVAGVLANLLPALPQERLPRALRIAEALRIDLPADVLSAALASGDLERVTAALRIVATPGLRDQVRGLLAHADWQVRVLAAKALGRIGDASDVDRLTALLADREWWVRYRAAQAIVELPWLSRAQLDALQAGLTDRFAADILGQVMAERPAS from the coding sequence ATGATCCTGCCCACGGGCGGCATCATCCCCGACCACGCGCTGGCCGTCGCGTTCACGGCGCCGACCGATCCGGTCCTGGCGGCGGCGTACTGGACGGGCATCGGCGCCCTCCTCCTGACCCTGCTCCTCGGGGCGCAGATCATCCGCCTGCGCATGGCGCTGCGCCGGCGCGAACGGCGCGAAGCGCGCGCGCTCGCCCGCTGGCGTCCCGTCCTGAATGCCGCCATCGTGGGCGAGACGCCCGACACGCTGCCGTCGCTCCGCAAATCGGAGCGCCCGCACTTCATCAAGCTGTGGGTGCACCTGCAGGCGTCGCTGCGCGGCGAGGCGGGCGTCGCCCTGAACGACGTCGCGCGCCGCCTCGGCGTGCAGAATGATGCGCGCGCCATGCTCGCGCGCGGCCCGCGCACGGAACGCCTGCTGGCGACACTCCTCCTGGGCCACCTGGGCGACCGCGCATCGTGGGACACCTTGCGCACGCTGGCCGAAAGCCCCGACGTGACCCTGTCGCTCTCCGCCCTGTGGGCGCTCGTGCGCATCGACCCGCACGCGGCCGCGGATTACCTGACGCCGCTGTTCGTCGCACGCGACGACTGGGCGATGTCGCACGTGGCCGGGATCCTGAAGGAAGCGAGCGCACCGGTCGCCGGCGTGCTGGCAAACCTGCTGCCGGCGCTGCCGCAGGAGCGTTTGCCGCGCGCCCTGCGCATCGCGGAAGCGCTGCGCATCGACCTGCCGGCCGACGTGCTGTCCGCCGCCCTCGCCAGCGGCGATCTCGAACGCGTGACGGCCGCGCTGCGCATCGTCGCGACGCCCGGCCTGCGGGACCAGGTGCGCGGCCTGCTCGCGCATGCGGACTGGCAGGTGCGCGTGCTGGCCGCCAAGGCGCTGGGCCGCATCGGCGACGCGTCCGACGTCGACCGCCTCACCGCCCTGCTGGCCGATCGCGAATGGTGGGTGCGCTACCGCGCGGCGCAGGCGATCGTCGAATTGCCCTGGCTGAGCCGCGCCCAACTGGACGCCTTGCAGGCAGGGCTCACCGACCGCTTCGCCGCCGACATCCTGGGCCAGGTCATGGCAGAAAGGCCCGCATCATGA
- a CDS encoding DUF1810 domain-containing protein, whose amino-acid sequence MATDFNLERFVEAQNGVYDTALAELRAGHKRTHWMWFIFPQIEGLGHSAMAQRYAIRSADEAAAYLAHPVLGPRLRACATAVASHDDRGVDEIFGHPDNLKFHSSMTLFADVAPHEAIFQACLDQFFDGRPDPATMERLG is encoded by the coding sequence ATGGCAACCGACTTCAACCTGGAACGCTTCGTGGAAGCCCAGAACGGCGTCTACGATACGGCGCTGGCCGAGCTGCGCGCCGGTCACAAGCGCACCCACTGGATGTGGTTCATCTTTCCCCAGATCGAGGGACTGGGACACAGCGCGATGGCGCAGCGCTACGCGATCCGTTCCGCCGACGAGGCCGCGGCCTATCTCGCGCACCCCGTGCTGGGCCCGCGCCTGCGCGCCTGCGCGACGGCCGTCGCCAGCCACGACGACCGCGGCGTCGACGAGATCTTCGGGCACCCGGACAACCTGAAATTCCATTCCTCGATGACCTTGTTTGCCGACGTGGCGCCCCACGAAGCGATCTTCCAGGCCTGCCTCGACCAGTTCTTCGACGGCCGCCCCGACCCGGCCACGATGGAGCGGCTGGGCTGA
- a CDS encoding putative bifunctional diguanylate cyclase/phosphodiesterase has protein sequence MHANPPSISRPDGVPDDAQRRFDDLLAHLPAGVVMHDAAGRVVAANCQALALLGRREEQMLGAQSSDDTWHFVRADGSRMPPSEYPVNAVLRTGAKVSDLVVGVARPDHDDVRWAICNAYPERDERGAIDRVVVCFTDCTALKDAEQSLHKSEERMRLALQGSTDAPWDWDLVTGELYYSARYWDMLGYAPDEMRADPEAWVRLTHPEDRAWVAAFLEELLAGPRQAYSIEFRLCHRDGHYVPVLSRGFILRDGAGKALRLSGTNTDLTERKRVEHRIHELAYFDQLTGLPNRRFLIDELGQILARNGRAGRHGALLFLDLDNFKLLNDTMGHDVGDLLLREVARRLRQALREGDHLARLGGDEFVIVLENLGASPDEATIEVHAVGRKILDVLGEPFELAGRQCASSPSIGVTLFDGAPTSIDALLRQADLAMYRAKEEGRNTLRFFDPGMQAAADRQAALSAALRTGLARRQFVLYCQPQFGHDGSLVGAEALVRWQRGVDELVSPGEFIGAAESGGLIAALGLDVLEQGCHALARWARTPGLAPLKLAVNVSVHQLRDPDFPHAVAALLAATGAPADRLTLELTESVFARNPDDLVDRMQQLRRLGIHFALDDFGTGYSSLAYLARFPLAALKIDRSFVREVDHDPNASSIVEAIIALARKLHLETIAEGVELDAQHAFLAAHGCDVMQGYLLGHPVAMDEFERRYGVTGVTRAQAASGSST, from the coding sequence ATGCACGCGAACCCGCCAAGCATCAGTCGTCCCGACGGCGTCCCGGACGACGCCCAGCGCCGTTTCGACGACCTGCTCGCCCACCTGCCGGCAGGTGTCGTGATGCACGATGCTGCCGGCCGCGTGGTGGCGGCCAACTGCCAGGCGCTGGCGCTGCTGGGAAGGCGTGAAGAGCAGATGCTCGGGGCGCAATCCAGCGACGACACCTGGCATTTCGTGCGCGCGGACGGCTCCCGCATGCCGCCCTCCGAATATCCCGTGAACGCGGTCCTGCGCACCGGCGCGAAGGTGTCGGACCTCGTCGTCGGGGTGGCCCGGCCGGATCACGACGACGTGCGCTGGGCGATCTGCAACGCGTATCCGGAGCGCGACGAGCGTGGTGCCATCGACCGCGTCGTCGTCTGCTTCACGGACTGCACCGCCCTCAAGGACGCGGAACAGTCGCTGCACAAGTCCGAGGAGCGCATGCGCCTCGCGCTGCAGGGGTCCACGGATGCGCCCTGGGACTGGGACCTCGTCACCGGCGAACTGTATTATTCCGCACGCTACTGGGACATGCTCGGCTACGCGCCCGACGAGATGCGGGCCGACCCCGAGGCATGGGTGCGCCTCACGCATCCCGAGGACCGCGCCTGGGTGGCCGCCTTCCTGGAGGAATTGCTGGCCGGTCCGCGCCAGGCCTACAGCATCGAATTCCGCCTGTGCCACCGCGACGGCCACTACGTCCCCGTGCTGAGCCGCGGCTTCATCCTGCGCGACGGCGCCGGCAAGGCCCTGCGGCTGTCCGGCACGAATACCGACCTCACGGAACGCAAGCGGGTCGAGCACCGCATCCACGAACTGGCGTATTTCGACCAGTTGACCGGCCTGCCGAACCGGCGCTTCCTGATCGACGAACTGGGCCAGATCCTCGCGCGCAACGGCCGCGCGGGCCGCCACGGCGCCCTGCTGTTCCTCGACCTCGACAACTTCAAGCTCCTGAACGACACGATGGGCCACGACGTGGGCGACCTGCTGCTGCGCGAAGTGGCGCGGCGGCTGCGGCAGGCGCTGCGCGAAGGCGACCACCTCGCGCGCCTGGGCGGCGACGAATTCGTGATCGTGCTGGAAAACCTGGGCGCCAGCCCGGACGAGGCGACCATCGAAGTCCATGCCGTGGGCCGCAAGATCCTCGACGTGCTGGGCGAGCCGTTCGAGCTGGCCGGGCGCCAGTGCGCCAGCAGCCCGAGCATCGGCGTCACCCTGTTCGACGGCGCGCCCACCAGCATCGACGCCCTGCTGCGCCAGGCCGACCTCGCGATGTACCGCGCCAAGGAAGAAGGCCGCAACACGCTGCGCTTCTTCGACCCCGGCATGCAGGCTGCGGCGGACCGCCAGGCGGCGCTGTCGGCCGCGCTGCGCACCGGCCTCGCGCGGCGCCAGTTCGTGCTGTACTGCCAGCCGCAGTTCGGCCACGACGGGAGCCTCGTCGGCGCGGAGGCGCTCGTGCGCTGGCAACGCGGCGTCGATGAACTGGTGAGCCCCGGCGAATTCATCGGCGCGGCCGAATCGGGAGGCCTGATCGCCGCGCTCGGGCTGGACGTGCTGGAACAGGGTTGCCACGCGCTCGCGCGCTGGGCCCGGACGCCGGGCCTCGCCCCGCTGAAGCTCGCGGTGAACGTCAGCGTGCACCAGTTGCGCGACCCGGATTTCCCGCACGCCGTCGCCGCGCTGTTGGCCGCCACGGGCGCGCCCGCCGACCGCCTCACGCTCGAACTGACGGAAAGCGTGTTCGCGCGCAATCCGGACGACCTGGTCGACCGCATGCAGCAGTTGCGCCGGCTCGGCATCCACTTCGCGCTGGACGATTTCGGCACGGGCTATTCGTCGCTGGCCTACCTGGCCCGCTTTCCGCTGGCGGCGCTGAAGATCGACCGCTCGTTCGTGCGCGAGGTCGACCACGACCCGAACGCGTCGTCGATCGTCGAAGCGATCATCGCATTGGCCAGGAAGCTGCACCTGGAGACCATCGCCGAAGGCGTGGAACTCGACGCGCAGCACGCGTTCCTGGCCGCGCACGGGTGCGACGTGATGCAGGGCTACCTGCTGGGCCATCCCGTCGCCATGGACGAATTCGAGCGGCGCTATGGCGTGACTGGCGTGACGCGTGCTCAGGCCGCGAGCGGCAGTTCGACGTAG
- a CDS encoding pirin family protein, whose amino-acid sequence MMEVRRSEERGAAHHGWLMSKHSFSFADYYDPRHSGFGPLLVINEDRVAPGGGFGTHGHRDMEIISYVLDGALEHKDSMGTGSVLHYGDVQRMSAGSGVRHSEFNGSKTDPVHFLQIWIEPDTKGIPPSYEEKHFSTDSKKGKLRLIASRDGRQDSVLIHQDASIYAAILDEGDKAEHALDSERLAYVHVIRGDVTVNGVPLKDGDALKIGGEERVVFDKAEAAEVLLFDLPA is encoded by the coding sequence ATGATGGAAGTCCGCAGGAGCGAAGAACGGGGCGCCGCCCACCACGGCTGGCTGATGTCCAAACACAGCTTTTCGTTCGCCGATTACTACGACCCGCGGCACAGCGGCTTCGGCCCGCTGCTGGTGATCAACGAAGACCGCGTCGCCCCGGGCGGCGGCTTCGGCACCCACGGCCACCGCGACATGGAAATCATCTCGTACGTGCTGGACGGCGCCCTGGAGCACAAGGACAGCATGGGCACCGGCTCCGTACTGCACTACGGCGACGTGCAGCGCATGAGCGCGGGCAGCGGCGTGCGCCACAGCGAGTTCAACGGGTCGAAGACGGACCCGGTGCACTTCCTGCAGATCTGGATCGAGCCGGACACGAAAGGCATCCCGCCCAGCTACGAGGAAAAGCATTTTTCGACCGACAGCAAGAAGGGCAAGCTGCGCCTGATCGCCTCGCGCGACGGCCGCCAGGACTCCGTGCTGATCCACCAGGATGCGTCGATCTACGCCGCCATCCTCGATGAAGGCGACAAGGCGGAACATGCCCTCGACAGCGAGCGCCTGGCCTACGTCCACGTGATCCGCGGCGACGTCACCGTCAACGGCGTGCCGCTGAAGGATGGCGATGCGCTCAAGATCGGCGGCGAGGAGCGGGTCGTGTTCGACAAGGCCGAGGCGGCCGAGGTGCTGCTGTTCGACCTGCCGGCCTGA
- a CDS encoding sensor histidine kinase yields MPNPLKFVRRLLPRALGAWLALAFVLLSIVLTLVLTSVIERKSAEQVQTSIGHGLAELAMQTSDKLERGMFERYREVSLLARRRVLAEGQPQERRRATLDGIQSSLGYYSWIGLAGLDGKVQVSAQGLLEGADVSKRPWFRNALRGIHAGDVHDAVLLARYLPRQDEPWRFVDVAFPYVDDEGVTRGVLGAHLSWQWARDVERSVMAGIAARRQVEALIVDADGNVLLGPAGVAGKRLTLPSLKAAHAQRRGGYVVETWPDGRSYLVGYQLGHGYGEYPGLGWTVLVRQNVDDAFAPVRRLREYGLAAGVVLAGVFSLAGVWLARRITRPLGDLADAAQRIRAGETAPIEIRRGGYAEVRALATTLNALVANLVRRRRALEDLNATLEARVNARTRELEQALASVRANEQRIATIIETAQDAFVGIDMRGRICDWNSAAEKMLGWSRDEALGRVVSDLVMPERFRAHSRELLRHFLETGTLDTLGQRVERILLARDGREIPVEMTVGLAGTGDGIFFSAFMHDISARKEVERMKDEFVSTVSHELRTPLTAISASLALLADGMAGELPPDAKGLVDVANASSGRLVRLVGDVLDIQKMDAGSMTFEREVQPVLPLAEDAVAAMQSFAAQSGIALSCVAAPGAESARVDVDRDRLAQVLTNLLSNAIKFSGPGSTVRAQVEAGAEHVRLAVADEGAGIPEAFRERVFQRFAQADGADSRRQGGTGLGLSICKKIVEEMGGTIRFDSAEGIGTTFYVELPLAA; encoded by the coding sequence ATGCCAAATCCCCTGAAATTTGTTCGCCGCCTGCTGCCGCGCGCCCTCGGTGCCTGGCTCGCCCTCGCCTTCGTGCTGCTGTCCATCGTCCTCACGCTGGTGCTGACGTCCGTCATCGAACGCAAGTCGGCGGAACAGGTCCAGACGAGCATCGGCCACGGCCTGGCCGAGCTGGCGATGCAGACGTCGGACAAGCTGGAACGCGGCATGTTCGAACGCTACCGCGAGGTGAGCCTGCTGGCCCGGCGCCGCGTGCTGGCCGAAGGGCAGCCGCAGGAGCGCCGCCGCGCCACGCTGGACGGCATCCAGAGCAGCCTCGGTTACTACAGCTGGATCGGCCTGGCCGGCCTGGATGGCAAGGTGCAGGTCTCGGCGCAGGGTCTGCTGGAAGGCGCGGACGTGTCGAAGCGCCCGTGGTTCCGCAATGCCCTGCGCGGCATCCACGCGGGCGACGTGCACGACGCGGTACTCCTGGCGCGCTACCTGCCCAGGCAGGACGAGCCGTGGCGCTTCGTCGACGTCGCCTTTCCCTACGTCGACGACGAGGGCGTGACGCGCGGCGTGCTGGGCGCGCACCTGTCCTGGCAATGGGCGCGCGACGTCGAGCGTTCCGTGATGGCCGGGATCGCGGCGCGGCGCCAGGTCGAGGCCCTGATCGTGGATGCGGACGGCAACGTGCTGCTCGGGCCGGCCGGCGTGGCGGGCAAGCGCCTGACCCTGCCGAGCCTGAAGGCGGCCCATGCGCAGCGGCGCGGCGGCTATGTCGTCGAGACGTGGCCGGACGGCCGCTCGTACCTGGTGGGCTACCAGCTGGGCCACGGCTACGGCGAGTATCCGGGCCTGGGCTGGACCGTGCTCGTGCGCCAGAACGTCGACGATGCCTTCGCCCCCGTGCGCCGCCTGCGCGAATACGGCCTGGCCGCCGGCGTGGTGCTGGCGGGCGTGTTCTCGCTGGCCGGCGTGTGGCTGGCGCGCCGCATCACGCGCCCGCTGGGCGACCTGGCCGATGCCGCGCAACGCATCCGCGCGGGCGAGACGGCCCCGATCGAAATCAGGCGCGGCGGCTATGCCGAGGTGCGCGCACTGGCCACCACGCTGAACGCGCTCGTGGCGAACCTCGTGCGGCGCCGGCGCGCGCTGGAAGACTTGAACGCGACGCTGGAAGCGCGCGTCAACGCGCGTACCCGCGAGCTGGAACAGGCCCTGGCCAGCGTGCGCGCCAACGAGCAGCGCATCGCCACCATCATCGAGACGGCGCAGGATGCCTTCGTCGGCATCGACATGCGCGGCCGCATCTGCGACTGGAACTCGGCGGCCGAGAAGATGCTCGGGTGGTCGCGCGACGAGGCGCTGGGCCGCGTCGTCTCGGATCTCGTGATGCCGGAGCGGTTCCGCGCCCATTCACGCGAGCTGCTGCGCCACTTCCTCGAGACGGGCACACTGGATACGCTGGGCCAGCGCGTCGAACGCATCCTGCTGGCGCGCGACGGCCGCGAGATCCCGGTCGAGATGACCGTCGGCCTGGCCGGCACGGGTGACGGCATCTTCTTTTCCGCGTTCATGCACGACATCTCGGCGCGCAAGGAAGTCGAGCGCATGAAGGACGAATTCGTGTCGACCGTGTCGCACGAACTGCGCACGCCGCTGACGGCGATCTCGGCGTCGCTGGCGCTGCTGGCCGACGGCATGGCCGGCGAGCTGCCGCCCGATGCGAAAGGACTCGTCGACGTCGCCAATGCGAGCTCGGGACGGCTCGTGCGCCTGGTCGGCGACGTGCTGGACATCCAGAAGATGGACGCCGGCAGCATGACGTTCGAGCGCGAGGTGCAGCCGGTGCTGCCGCTGGCGGAGGACGCCGTCGCCGCGATGCAGAGCTTCGCCGCGCAATCCGGCATCGCGCTGTCGTGCGTGGCGGCGCCCGGCGCGGAAAGCGCGCGCGTGGACGTCGATCGCGACCGCCTGGCCCAGGTGCTGACCAATCTGCTGTCGAACGCGATCAAGTTTTCCGGGCCCGGATCCACGGTGCGTGCGCAGGTCGAAGCGGGCGCGGAGCACGTGCGCCTTGCCGTGGCCGACGAGGGCGCGGGCATTCCGGAAGCGTTCCGCGAGCGCGTGTTCCAGCGCTTCGCCCAGGCCGACGGCGCCGATTCGCGCCGCCAGGGCGGCACGGGCCTCGGCCTGTCGATCTGCAAGAAGATCGTCGAAGAGATGGGCGGGACCATCCGGTTCGACAGTGCCGAGGGCATCGGCACCACGTTCTACGTCGAACTGCCGCTCGCGGCCTGA
- a CDS encoding DUF3820 family protein, protein MKPEHLTLLLTREMPYGKYKGRTIAELPGHYLGWFAREGFPKGELGELLALMYELDHNNLRGLLDPLRR, encoded by the coding sequence ATGAAACCTGAACACCTCACCCTGCTGCTGACCCGCGAAATGCCCTACGGCAAGTACAAGGGCCGCACGATCGCCGAACTCCCGGGGCACTACCTGGGCTGGTTCGCCCGCGAAGGCTTTCCGAAGGGAGAGCTGGGCGAATTGCTCGCCCTCATGTACGAGCTCGACCACAACAACCTGCGCGGCCTGCTCGATCCTCTGCGCCGTTGA
- a CDS encoding glycosyltransferase family 2 protein, which produces MTHHLLIQFVTWFVLCYFILLNGGYLVLNMLSLRTLHRKGQEEMLDDLPRAYSGLEPPVSILVPAYNEEATIAASVRSMLQLTYSEYEVLVVNDGSKDGTLEVLKCEFGLLPFPEAYRRQIKTKEIRQIYRSTRFPNLRVIDKENGGKADSLNAGINASRYPLVCGVDADSILQRDSLEKVTEPFLRDPTVVATGGTIRVANGCEVTGGFLTKVGLPKNVWALFQVVEYLRAFLFGRLGWSSVNGMLIISGAFGVFRKDTVIMAGGYRPDTIGEDMELIVRMHRLLRAKRQPYKVEFVPDPVCWTEAPEDYKTLKNQRIRWQRGLAESLNANWGLMFSRNGGVPGWLAFPFMLLFEWLGPLVEVGGYIFMVWSFLMGEISWQAFTTFMFVAIGLGILLSASGLLLEEMSFHIYPRGKQLLALAAVVLLENLGYRQLNTMWRLIGLWRWVMQKESTWGTMKRKGDWQASTPKGP; this is translated from the coding sequence ATGACGCACCACCTGCTCATCCAGTTCGTCACCTGGTTCGTCCTGTGCTACTTCATCCTGCTCAACGGCGGCTACCTCGTGCTGAACATGCTGTCGCTGCGCACCCTGCACCGCAAGGGCCAGGAAGAGATGCTGGACGACCTGCCGCGCGCCTATTCCGGCCTGGAACCGCCCGTCAGCATCCTCGTGCCCGCGTATAACGAGGAAGCGACGATCGCGGCGTCCGTGCGCTCGATGCTGCAGCTGACGTATTCCGAGTACGAAGTGCTGGTCGTGAACGACGGCTCGAAGGACGGCACGCTCGAAGTGCTGAAGTGCGAATTCGGCCTGCTGCCGTTCCCCGAAGCCTACCGCCGCCAGATCAAAACGAAGGAGATCCGCCAGATCTACCGCTCCACGCGCTTCCCGAACCTGCGCGTGATCGACAAGGAGAACGGCGGCAAGGCCGACTCGCTGAACGCGGGCATCAACGCGTCGCGCTATCCGCTCGTGTGCGGCGTGGATGCCGACTCGATCCTGCAGCGCGACAGCCTGGAAAAGGTCACGGAGCCGTTCCTGCGCGACCCGACCGTCGTCGCGACGGGCGGCACGATTCGCGTCGCCAACGGCTGCGAGGTGACGGGCGGCTTTCTCACCAAAGTCGGCCTGCCGAAAAACGTTTGGGCGCTGTTCCAGGTCGTGGAATACCTGCGCGCGTTCCTGTTCGGGCGCCTCGGCTGGTCGTCCGTGAACGGCATGCTGATCATCTCGGGCGCGTTCGGCGTGTTCCGCAAGGACACCGTGATCATGGCGGGCGGCTACCGTCCCGACACGATCGGCGAGGACATGGAACTGATCGTCCGCATGCACCGCCTGCTGCGCGCGAAGCGCCAGCCGTACAAGGTGGAATTCGTGCCCGATCCCGTGTGCTGGACCGAGGCGCCGGAAGACTACAAGACCCTCAAGAACCAGCGCATCCGCTGGCAGCGCGGCCTGGCCGAGAGCCTGAACGCCAACTGGGGCCTGATGTTTTCGCGCAATGGCGGCGTGCCGGGCTGGCTCGCCTTCCCGTTCATGCTGCTGTTCGAATGGCTCGGCCCCCTCGTCGAAGTGGGCGGCTACATCTTCATGGTCTGGTCGTTCCTCATGGGCGAGATCTCCTGGCAGGCGTTCACCACGTTCATGTTCGTCGCCATCGGCCTCGGCATCCTGCTGTCGGCCTCCGGCCTGCTGCTGGAAGAGATGTCCTTCCACATCTACCCGCGCGGCAAGCAGTTGCTGGCGCTGGCCGCCGTCGTGCTGCTGGAGAACCTCGGCTACCGCCAGCTGAACACGATGTGGCGCCTGATCGGCCTGTGGCGCTGGGTCATGCAGAAGGAATCGACGTGGGGTACGATGAAGCGCAAGGGCGACTGGCAGGCCAGTACGCCGAAAGGCCCCTGA